The proteins below are encoded in one region of Bosea sp. BIWAKO-01:
- a CDS encoding polysaccharide deacetylase, with protein sequence MTTSLAPARFPVSDYEWPAGKSSAFCFSVDVDAESPYLWNLSEAAPATLGQIEQRLFGPRIGIWRILDLLDRYGIKATMFVPGLVAKNHPELLPAFVERGHEIGLHGYFHEIATEAGPDEFARALDESLALFKSQAGIVPKGFRSPAWEMTPAMLAEVKRRGLYDSSLMGFDHPYTIDGITQVPVLWAVDDAIYFRFTGSPTDRAPPSPQGGILEAWLDEWHMLHREGRMMMLTIHDWISGRAGRIRMLERLLDAVTSSPGVWIATVGELAAHHAASANAQRFSVPLRLPEPSAPRRFKTPR encoded by the coding sequence ATGACGACCTCCCTTGCGCCCGCGCGCTTTCCCGTCTCCGATTACGAATGGCCGGCGGGCAAGAGCAGCGCCTTCTGCTTCAGCGTCGATGTCGATGCCGAGAGCCCCTATCTCTGGAACCTGTCCGAGGCCGCGCCCGCGACGCTTGGACAGATCGAGCAGCGGCTGTTCGGGCCGCGCATCGGCATCTGGCGCATCCTCGACCTGCTTGACCGCTATGGCATCAAGGCGACGATGTTCGTGCCGGGGCTGGTGGCGAAGAACCATCCGGAATTGCTGCCGGCCTTCGTCGAGCGCGGACACGAGATCGGCCTGCACGGCTATTTCCACGAGATCGCCACCGAGGCCGGTCCCGACGAATTCGCCCGCGCGCTCGATGAATCACTGGCGTTGTTCAAGAGCCAGGCCGGCATCGTACCAAAGGGCTTTCGCTCGCCGGCCTGGGAGATGACGCCTGCCATGCTGGCGGAGGTGAAGCGGCGCGGCCTCTATGACAGCTCGCTGATGGGCTTCGACCATCCCTACACGATCGACGGCATCACGCAGGTGCCGGTGCTCTGGGCGGTCGATGACGCGATCTATTTCCGCTTCACCGGCAGCCCGACGGACCGGGCCCCGCCATCGCCGCAGGGCGGCATCCTCGAAGCCTGGCTCGACGAGTGGCACATGCTGCATCGCGAGGGCCGGATGATGATGCTGACGATCCATGACTGGATTTCCGGACGGGCCGGGCGGATCAGGATGCTGGAGCGGCTGCTCGACGCGGTGACCTCTTCGCCCGGCGTCTGGATCGCGACCGTCGGCGAACTCGCGGCCCATCATGCCGCAAGCGCCAATGCCCAGCGCTTCAGCGTGCCACTGCGCCTGCCCGAGCCGAGCGCGCCACGACGCTTCAAGACGCCGCGCTGA